The proteins below come from a single Desulfobacterales bacterium genomic window:
- a CDS encoding DUF882 domain-containing protein yields the protein MNRLRYLLKLMSCFLTLFLCLSASAEGGQSATGRTLSFYNTHTHERLTVTYKNGDAYVAEAMDKISLILRDHRTGDIHPIDPQLMDFLYDLLTAVGNHGEVHIISGYRSPKTNQKLRGRSKGVAARSLHMKGKALDFRLPGTDTAVLRDTARSMKRGGVGYYRKLDFVQIDTGRVRIW from the coding sequence ATGAACCGCTTACGTTATTTGTTAAAATTGATGAGTTGCTTTTTGACGTTGTTTCTTTGCTTGAGCGCATCAGCGGAAGGGGGGCAGTCAGCGACCGGAAGAACACTGTCCTTTTACAATACCCACACCCATGAGCGATTGACGGTCACCTATAAAAATGGCGATGCTTATGTTGCTGAGGCCATGGATAAGATTTCCCTTATCTTACGCGACCACCGTACCGGAGACATCCATCCTATCGATCCTCAATTGATGGACTTTTTATATGACTTGCTGACTGCAGTCGGTAATCACGGCGAGGTACACATTATATCCGGATACCGTTCTCCGAAAACCAACCAGAAGCTGCGGGGACGCAGCAAGGGGGTGGCAGCCCGCAGCCTGCATATGAAAGGCAAAGCCCTTGATTTTCGACTGCCCGGCACCGATACGGCCGTCTTACGTGATACCGCCCGCTCTATGAAGAGAGGCGGCGTTGGGTATTATCGCAAGTTGGACTTTGTGCAGATCGATACCGGCCGCGTGCGCATCTGGTAA
- a CDS encoding L,D-transpeptidase family protein, giving the protein MNRYSFKIFLIVCVHIILGTGLAQARDQQIVEIIKSKTEQISTTGNVQIEGAQIASVTVLPELYEKNGFRRLWTNSQNVEDLFSSVKTIEEEGLEPDDYHFARLQNLRSRIDSGADHDPALLADYDILLTDSLIRLCYHLFFGKVDPETLNPNWNLAVQIEDDRPVAFMQEILEGGKLAEDIKTLNPDNIVYDEFKTALKKYHDIEAAGGWASVPPGPTLKKGMQDNRILLLRQRLQMSGDLPAGPTDSDIFDDQLEQGVIQFQQRHYLTADGAVGKQTLEKLNVPVEAKIDQIRINLERLRWVLHAIEGPFVIVDIAGFEIFVYKDNQILWTSRVQVGKPYRRTPVFKSEIKFIVLNPTWTVPPGILAKDILPAVKKDPNYLKVRNIAAIDRRGKTVNQDTIDWSKYTARNFPYQLRQEPGPKNALGLIKIIFPNDHLVYIHDTPAKSLFHRSERAFSSGCIRTEKPFELAEILLKDPEKWNQQSFKQVIDSRKTQTVFLPKPVPVLLFYWTIDPEPDGSVRFKTDPYKRDAVVLRSLNGDFKFRKRPVGKTRKTL; this is encoded by the coding sequence ATGAACCGCTACTCTTTCAAAATCTTCTTAATCGTTTGTGTTCATATCATTTTGGGCACGGGCCTTGCTCAGGCGCGTGATCAACAAATCGTAGAAATCATCAAAAGCAAAACAGAGCAAATCAGCACCACCGGAAACGTTCAGATCGAAGGCGCTCAAATTGCATCTGTTACGGTTCTGCCCGAGCTCTATGAAAAAAATGGTTTTAGGCGCCTGTGGACCAATTCCCAAAATGTTGAAGACCTATTCAGTTCCGTTAAGACGATTGAAGAAGAGGGCCTTGAGCCGGATGATTATCACTTTGCCCGGCTACAAAATTTACGCTCCCGCATTGATTCCGGCGCTGACCATGATCCGGCGCTTTTGGCGGATTATGATATTCTGCTGACCGATAGCCTCATCCGCTTATGCTATCATCTTTTCTTCGGCAAGGTTGATCCTGAAACCCTAAACCCGAACTGGAACCTGGCAGTCCAAATTGAGGATGACAGGCCGGTTGCCTTCATGCAGGAAATACTGGAAGGGGGTAAACTGGCTGAAGATATTAAAACGCTAAACCCAGACAATATTGTTTACGACGAATTTAAAACCGCACTCAAAAAATATCACGATATAGAGGCTGCAGGGGGTTGGGCGTCAGTACCGCCAGGCCCGACGCTCAAAAAGGGCATGCAGGACAACCGTATCTTGCTGCTGCGCCAACGCCTGCAGATGTCCGGCGATTTACCGGCCGGACCAACTGATTCTGACATATTTGACGATCAGCTTGAGCAAGGCGTGATACAATTTCAGCAAAGACACTATCTGACCGCCGACGGAGCGGTCGGAAAACAGACGCTGGAGAAGCTTAATGTGCCGGTTGAAGCCAAAATTGATCAGATCCGAATTAACCTGGAAAGACTTCGATGGGTGCTGCACGCCATCGAGGGCCCGTTTGTCATCGTGGATATTGCCGGCTTCGAAATTTTTGTTTACAAAGACAATCAGATCTTGTGGACCAGCCGCGTTCAGGTTGGGAAGCCATATCGCCGCACGCCGGTGTTTAAGTCGGAGATCAAGTTTATCGTATTGAATCCAACCTGGACGGTTCCGCCCGGCATCCTGGCCAAGGACATCTTGCCGGCTGTCAAAAAAGACCCCAACTATTTAAAAGTACGCAATATCGCAGCCATTGATCGACGGGGCAAAACTGTCAATCAAGATACGATTGACTGGTCAAAATACACGGCCCGCAACTTTCCCTATCAGTTGCGTCAGGAGCCCGGGCCCAAGAATGCGCTGGGGCTGATTAAGATCATTTTTCCAAACGATCACTTGGTGTACATTCATGACACCCCCGCCAAATCATTGTTTCATCGCAGCGAGCGCGCCTTTAGCTCCGGCTGCATTCGAACTGAAAAGCCTTTTGAGCTGGCTGAAATTTTGCTGAAAGATCCAGAAAAATGGAACCAGCAGAGTTTTAAACAAGTAATTGACTCCCGGAAAACTCAGACCGTCTTTCTTCCCAAACCAGTGCCGGTGTTATTGTTTTACTGGACTATCGATCCGGAGCCGGACGGCAGCGTGAGATTTAAAACAGATCCCTATAAGAGAGACGCTGTGGTCCTAAGAAGTTTGAACGGTGATTTTAAATTCAGAAAACGCCCGGTTGGAAAAACTAGGAAAACACTGTGA